The Aquamicrobium lusatiense genome has a window encoding:
- a CDS encoding LysR substrate-binding domain-containing protein has product MANPNLRHLRLFLVTVDSGSVTQAAMSQNVTQSAATQALKRVEEAFDARLFDRTSRGVFPTDLARMLAQRVRRALDIMDRACESVSPRLRLTATAAQLRGLVAASQAESLSLGARKLGVAQPTVHRAIVHLESEVGRSLFRRTQYGSTPTRIGQLIAQAAQLAFAELRQAEMELAEAGSRGEMRIMVGAMPLSRTSVLPEAISRFQEACPKVDIRVHEGPYASLLAGLRRGELDLLLGALRPPALMEGMRQERLFEDELAVVCGPEHPFAKAGTVEIAALAASRWVVALPDTPARRQFDAFLSALGPSATGALVETGSQMLMRELLLAGPYLGCISRLQVRGDIDKGVLVRLAFDVHDSRREIGITTRDDWHPTRSQAVFLDTVRAVSQKFGR; this is encoded by the coding sequence GTGGCGAATCCCAATCTCCGCCACCTGCGCCTGTTTCTCGTCACCGTCGACAGCGGCTCGGTCACGCAGGCAGCCATGTCGCAGAATGTGACCCAGTCGGCGGCCACGCAGGCGCTGAAGCGGGTGGAGGAGGCGTTCGACGCCCGTCTTTTCGATCGTACGAGCAGGGGCGTCTTTCCGACCGATCTGGCGCGGATGCTGGCGCAACGGGTGCGTCGCGCGCTCGATATCATGGATCGCGCATGTGAGAGCGTTTCGCCCCGGTTGCGGCTGACCGCCACGGCCGCACAATTGCGCGGGCTGGTTGCGGCCTCCCAGGCCGAGAGCCTGTCTCTCGGCGCCCGAAAGCTGGGAGTCGCGCAGCCGACGGTGCACCGCGCCATTGTCCATCTGGAAAGCGAGGTTGGCCGCTCGCTGTTTCGCCGTACTCAATATGGCAGTACGCCGACCCGCATCGGGCAGTTGATCGCCCAGGCCGCCCAGCTGGCATTTGCCGAGTTGCGCCAGGCGGAGATGGAACTTGCGGAGGCTGGCAGCCGGGGGGAGATGAGGATCATGGTGGGGGCAATGCCGCTGTCGCGCACGTCCGTACTGCCCGAAGCGATTTCCCGGTTTCAGGAGGCCTGTCCGAAGGTCGATATCCGCGTCCATGAAGGGCCTTACGCCAGCCTGCTGGCAGGGCTGAGGCGCGGCGAACTCGACCTGCTGCTGGGCGCACTTCGTCCGCCGGCGCTGATGGAGGGCATGCGGCAGGAGCGGCTGTTCGAAGATGAACTTGCGGTCGTCTGCGGTCCTGAACATCCGTTCGCAAAGGCAGGGACTGTCGAAATCGCCGCGCTTGCCGCTTCGCGCTGGGTCGTGGCATTGCCGGACACGCCGGCGCGCCGCCAGTTCGACGCATTCCTGTCCGCGCTGGGCCCGAGCGCTACCGGCGCGCTGGTCGAGACGGGCTCGCAGATGCTGATGCGCGAACTCCTGCTCGCCGGTCCCTATCTCGGCTGCATTTCACGGCTTCAGGTGCGCGGCGACATCGACAAGGGTGTGCTGGTGCGTCTGGCTTTCGATGTTCATGACAGCCGGCGAGAGATCGGCATCACCACCCGCGACGACTGGCATCCGACGCGGTCACAGGCCGTATTTCTCGACACGGTGCGCGCAGTTTCGCAAAAATTTGGCCGGTAA
- a CDS encoding NAD(P)-dependent oxidoreductase, with protein sequence MRFDHLNLSLLGFGEAATAFASGWNRDALGRISAFDVKVLLDDGQAVIEDRCRRLKVAFAGDLETALRDAQIVISLVTADQSEEAAKAAASCLAKGVLFIDGNSCSPKTKGRSAEAVSSSAADYVDMAIMAPVHPHREKTPVLLSGPQAYRAERLLTALGMNVRVVGDRVGQASAIKLTRSVMVKGMEALFAECFLAARRGGVEEEVIRSLETSDPDIEWRKRLSYVLQRTTQHGVRRAAEMSEAAAMVADLGLPSVMSRGSVEWQALLGNLPVEAQDAGPVLEAMGLAPEASG encoded by the coding sequence ATGCGCTTCGACCACCTCAACCTATCACTGCTAGGCTTTGGCGAAGCGGCCACCGCCTTTGCGTCCGGCTGGAACCGGGACGCTCTCGGACGGATTTCGGCATTCGACGTGAAGGTCTTGCTGGACGATGGACAGGCCGTCATTGAGGATCGTTGCCGCCGGCTGAAGGTTGCATTTGCCGGGGATCTGGAGACGGCTCTTCGAGATGCACAAATCGTAATTAGCCTTGTAACCGCGGATCAGAGCGAGGAAGCGGCGAAGGCTGCCGCATCCTGTCTGGCAAAAGGGGTGTTGTTCATCGACGGAAATTCGTGCTCGCCAAAAACCAAAGGGCGCAGCGCAGAAGCCGTTTCGTCGAGCGCCGCCGACTATGTCGACATGGCGATCATGGCGCCCGTCCATCCCCACCGGGAGAAGACGCCCGTGTTGCTTTCCGGTCCGCAGGCATATCGCGCGGAGCGCTTGTTGACCGCACTCGGCATGAATGTCCGTGTCGTCGGTGACCGCGTCGGGCAGGCCTCAGCGATCAAGCTTACCCGCTCGGTCATGGTGAAGGGGATGGAGGCGCTGTTTGCGGAATGCTTCCTGGCGGCGCGGCGCGGCGGCGTCGAGGAGGAGGTGATCCGGTCGCTTGAGACGAGCGATCCGGATATCGAGTGGCGAAAGCGCCTGTCCTACGTCCTGCAGCGCACGACGCAGCATGGTGTACGCCGTGCTGCTGAGATGTCGGAAGCAGCCGCCATGGTTGCCGATCTCGGCTTGCCATCCGTCATGAGCCGGGGATCTGTCGAATGGCAGGCATTGCTCGGCAACCTGCCTGTAGAAGCGCAGGATGCGGGGCCGGTGCTCGAGGCGATGGGATTGGCTCCGGAGGCATCCGGCTGA
- a CDS encoding transposase: MISGIMHMLRSGGRWKDCPTVYGPYTTIYNRWNRWSLQGVWERIFYALTGSMGVFTGSRDSTHIKAHRSAAGATGGPVITPLAPRAAGE, from the coding sequence GTGATCTCCGGCATCATGCATATGCTGCGTTCGGGCGGGCGCTGGAAGGACTGCCCTACGGTCTATGGCCCTTACACCACGATCTATAATCGTTGGAACCGATGGAGCCTGCAGGGCGTGTGGGAGCGGATTTTCTACGCCCTGACCGGGTCGATGGGAGTGTTCACCGGCTCGAGGGATTCCACCCACATCAAGGCACATCGTTCGGCGGCGGGCGCAACAGGGGGGCCTGTCATCACGCCATTGGCACCTCGCGCGGCGGGCGAATGA
- a CDS encoding transposase, whose translation MTSPAPRRCPSHKLLADCAYDAASLRDWLAERRTEPVIPPNPTRKNPNGYDRDAYSGRNLIEQMFCRLKDFRRIATRYDKRADIFLSAAFITAAITWWSAN comes from the coding sequence ATGACCTCGCCGGCGCCAAGGCGCTGCCCCAGCCACAAGCTGCTGGCCGACTGCGCCTATGATGCAGCGAGCCTGCGCGACTGGCTCGCCGAGCGAAGAACAGAGCCCGTCATCCCGCCTAATCCCACACGCAAGAACCCAAACGGTTATGATCGCGACGCCTATAGCGGCCGAAACCTTATCGAGCAAATGTTCTGCCGTCTGAAGGACTTCCGCCGCATCGCAACCCGCTACGACAAACGCGCCGACATCTTCCTGTCTGCAGCCTTCATCACAGCCGCAATCACATGGTGGTCCGCAAATTGA
- a CDS encoding MFS transporter encodes MRLNPGLIALSIGAFGIGVTEFAPMGLLPVIATDLGVSIPTAGLLISAYALGVMIGAPLMTLTTGRVPRRMLLILLAGIFTLGNLLAAVSTGYGMLLAARLLTSLNHGAFFGVGSIVAASLVPPERKAGAVAAMFMGLTIANVVGVPLATWAGEHLGWRMAFWGIAGLGVATMTALRLTLPALPAPEGGNALAELRVLRRGQVLGALALTVIGSSAMFTVFTYIAPILRETTHASLGFVTAMLMTYGVGLTVGNWLGGRFADRSVDRTLIVTLGSLTAILIALALLMPFMAPMPIVIFLWGVASFALVPPLQVRVMTAAADAPNLASSVNIGAFNLGNAIGAALGGGVIAFGLGYPAVALAGAATSAIGLGAVLIAVRRTSVSDEQQLCGT; translated from the coding sequence ATGAGACTCAATCCCGGGCTGATAGCCCTGTCGATCGGCGCTTTCGGCATCGGCGTGACGGAATTCGCTCCGATGGGACTGCTGCCGGTTATCGCGACCGACCTCGGTGTTTCGATTCCGACCGCGGGGTTGCTGATCAGCGCCTATGCCCTGGGAGTGATGATCGGCGCGCCGCTGATGACGCTCACGACGGGCCGCGTTCCACGACGCATGCTGCTGATCCTGCTTGCCGGCATCTTCACGCTTGGCAATCTGCTGGCCGCGGTCTCGACCGGCTACGGCATGCTTCTGGCCGCGCGGCTCCTTACCTCCCTCAACCACGGCGCCTTCTTCGGTGTCGGTTCGATCGTTGCGGCCAGTCTGGTGCCGCCCGAGCGCAAGGCCGGTGCGGTGGCGGCAATGTTCATGGGGCTGACCATCGCCAATGTTGTCGGCGTGCCGCTCGCGACCTGGGCGGGCGAGCATCTCGGCTGGCGAATGGCCTTCTGGGGCATTGCCGGGCTCGGCGTTGCCACCATGACCGCGCTTCGCCTGACATTGCCAGCTCTGCCCGCGCCGGAGGGGGGCAACGCTCTCGCCGAACTGCGTGTACTGAGGCGCGGACAGGTGCTGGGCGCGCTCGCGCTCACCGTCATCGGTTCGAGCGCGATGTTCACCGTCTTCACCTATATCGCTCCGATCCTGCGCGAAACCACGCACGCCTCGCTTGGCTTCGTAACCGCGATGCTCATGACCTATGGCGTGGGACTGACAGTGGGCAACTGGCTGGGCGGTCGCTTTGCGGACCGATCGGTCGATCGGACGCTGATCGTGACACTGGGCAGTCTGACGGCGATCCTCATCGCTTTGGCCTTGTTGATGCCCTTTATGGCGCCGATGCCGATTGTCATCTTCCTGTGGGGTGTGGCGAGCTTCGCACTGGTGCCGCCGCTTCAGGTCCGGGTAATGACCGCGGCCGCAGACGCGCCCAATCTGGCCTCGTCGGTCAATATCGGCGCGTTCAACCTGGGCAATGCGATTGGTGCTGCGCTGGGTGGCGGTGTAATCGCGTTCGGCCTTGGTTATCCCGCCGTGGCCCTGGCGGGCGCGGCGACCTCGGCCATCGGGCTGGGTGCCGTTCTGATCGCGGTCCGCAGGACATCCGTATCAGACGAACAGCAACTATGCGGCACCTGA
- a CDS encoding aldo/keto reductase, with amino-acid sequence MEYRQLGASGLRVPALSFGTGTFGGKGPLFSAWGQSDAAEARRLIDICLDAGVTLFDTADVYSNGASEEVLGEAVRGRRDAVLISTKTGLPMGEGPLDRGVSRARLIRAVEESLRRLGTDYIDLLQLHAFDAFTPVEELMGTLDGLITAGKLRYAGVSNYPGWQIMKAQAHADRQGLPRLVAHQVYYSLIGRAYEAELMPLAADQGVGALVWSPLGWGRLTGRIGRDRPIPQGSRLHETAQFAPPVAEEHLYRVIDALEDIARETGRTVPQIAINWLLQRPTVSSVIIGARNEEQLRQNLGAIDWRLTAEQMAVLDDASDLLPPYPHTPYRQQEGFARLNPPMV; translated from the coding sequence ATGGAGTATAGGCAATTGGGAGCGTCCGGCCTGCGCGTGCCTGCGCTGAGTTTCGGCACCGGCACCTTCGGCGGCAAGGGGCCACTGTTCAGCGCATGGGGACAAAGCGACGCCGCCGAGGCGCGGCGACTGATCGACATCTGCCTGGACGCAGGCGTCACGCTTTTCGACACCGCAGACGTCTATTCGAATGGCGCGTCCGAGGAGGTGCTCGGCGAGGCTGTCAGGGGCCGGCGTGATGCGGTGCTCATTTCGACCAAGACCGGCCTGCCGATGGGCGAAGGCCCGCTCGACAGGGGTGTATCGCGCGCGCGGCTGATCCGTGCGGTCGAAGAATCCCTGCGACGGCTGGGCACCGATTACATCGACCTGCTCCAGCTTCACGCTTTCGACGCCTTTACCCCGGTGGAAGAACTGATGGGCACGCTCGATGGGCTGATCACTGCGGGCAAGCTGCGCTATGCCGGCGTTTCCAACTATCCCGGCTGGCAGATCATGAAGGCACAGGCGCACGCAGACCGGCAGGGCTTGCCGCGCCTTGTCGCGCACCAGGTCTACTATTCTCTGATCGGGCGCGCCTATGAGGCGGAACTGATGCCGCTCGCCGCCGATCAGGGAGTGGGCGCCCTGGTGTGGAGCCCGCTTGGCTGGGGCCGGCTGACCGGCAGGATCGGGCGCGATCGCCCGATCCCGCAAGGCAGCCGCCTTCACGAGACCGCCCAGTTCGCGCCACCTGTTGCGGAGGAACATCTCTACCGGGTGATCGATGCGCTGGAAGACATCGCTCGGGAGACGGGCAGGACCGTGCCGCAGATCGCGATCAACTGGCTGCTCCAGCGCCCGACCGTCTCGTCAGTCATTATTGGTGCGCGCAACGAGGAGCAGCTTCGCCAGAATCTTGGAGCGATTGACTGGAGGCTCACTGCTGAGCAGATGGCCGTGCTCGATGACGCAAGCGACCTGCTGCCGCCTTATCCCCACACCCCGTATCGGCAGCAGGAGGGCTTCGCCCGCCTCAATCCCCCGATGGTCTGA
- a CDS encoding LysR substrate-binding domain-containing protein — protein sequence MHAKAMDGADRARALEVFTAVVDLGSFSAAGRALDLTPSAVSRTIDRIETRLGVRLLLRSTRALTLTAEGRSYLQAARRILADLNDAEQQIADQGAPRGRLRVSAAQSHGRLCVVPLLGEFVRLYPHILVDIALTDALVDVAGGEADVAIRFGPLADSGLMARKLGETGRVIVASPDYLARSGTPHVPEDLHHHNCLNFNFRRVEPIWPFRRDGQDFSLKVEGTIEANNGETLGELAAQGVGITRVGSFSVVGEIENGRLVPLLEAYNPGDIEHIHAVFVGGGNIPARVRVFVDFLVDNLR from the coding sequence ATGCACGCAAAAGCGATGGACGGGGCCGATCGTGCGCGTGCCCTTGAAGTATTCACGGCAGTGGTCGACCTTGGCAGTTTCTCGGCGGCCGGCCGGGCACTCGACCTGACCCCCTCCGCGGTCAGCCGCACGATCGACCGGATCGAGACACGACTCGGCGTGCGGTTGCTGCTGCGCTCGACACGCGCACTGACCCTGACGGCGGAGGGACGCTCCTATCTCCAGGCTGCGCGACGCATTCTGGCCGACCTGAACGATGCCGAGCAGCAGATCGCGGATCAGGGCGCGCCGCGCGGGCGGCTGCGGGTCAGCGCGGCGCAATCGCATGGCCGTCTATGCGTGGTGCCGTTGCTTGGCGAGTTCGTACGGCTCTATCCGCATATTTTGGTCGACATCGCCTTGACCGACGCGCTGGTCGACGTCGCAGGTGGCGAAGCGGATGTGGCGATCCGCTTCGGGCCGCTCGCCGACAGCGGACTCATGGCACGCAAGTTAGGCGAGACAGGCCGTGTCATCGTCGCATCGCCGGACTATCTGGCGCGTTCCGGCACCCCGCACGTGCCTGAGGATCTGCATCATCACAACTGCCTCAATTTCAATTTCCGCCGTGTCGAGCCGATCTGGCCATTCCGCCGCGACGGGCAGGATTTCTCGCTGAAGGTGGAGGGCACGATCGAAGCGAACAATGGCGAGACGCTGGGTGAACTCGCTGCGCAGGGGGTCGGGATCACCCGCGTTGGCAGCTTCAGCGTCGTCGGCGAAATCGAAAACGGCCGATTGGTCCCGCTGCTTGAGGCGTACAACCCCGGTGATATCGAGCATATCCACGCAGTCTTTGTTGGCGGTGGCAACATTCCGGCCCGCGTTCGCGTCTTCGTGGATTTCCTGGTCGATAATCTACGCTGA